The following are encoded in a window of Arctopsyche grandis isolate Sample6627 chromosome 2, ASM5162203v2, whole genome shotgun sequence genomic DNA:
- the LOC143921902 gene encoding proton-coupled amino acid transporter-like protein acs codes for MEKLELTNGKEVEEDVTKIRGGPQTNCTFETDEISLKSLSHQNGNEEHSVQAIVNIPDKKNGANQDDYDPYANRTIKHPTTNTETLIHLLKGSLGTGILAMPNAFSHAGWLVGIVGTILIGLLCTYCIHVLIKAEYELCKRRRVPSLTYPQVAEEALKEGPNWCKAVAPYAGHVVNAFLLIYQIGTCCVYVVFVSENIKSVVDLHMGVETSIKLYMTIILLPLIFINWVRSLKYLAPFSSLANAITIVSFGIILYYIMREVPTFEGKEALGHVSEFPLFFGTVLFALEAIGVMLPLENEMKTPQAFGGTTGVLNRGMVTIVILYVLIGFLGYLQYGDKSAGSVTLNLPSNTEVLAQVVQCTLAFAIFITHAIACYVAIDIAWNAYIKNKLPGRKHLFIYEYVVRTVIVILTYLLAVAVPALDLFISLFGALCLSALGLAIPALIQTCVWWNYITRNEKILMSIKNTIVGVFGIVGLVVGTYTSLKAIIHEFS; via the exons GAAGACGTTACCAAAATCCGTGGTGGTCCTCAAACAAATTGTACTTTTGAAACAGATGAGATTTCACTTAAaag tttaAGTCATCAAAATGGAAACGAAGAACACTCGGTGCAAGCTATAGTAAATATACCCGATAAGAAGAATGGAGCAAACCAGGATGACTATGATCCTTACGCTAACAGAACAATTAAGCATCCTAcaac aaatacGGAGACCCTAATTCATTTGCTGAAAGGCAGCTTAGGCACAGGTATATTAGCCATGCCCAATGCTTTCTCACACGCTGGGTGGCTAGTCGGTATTGTAGGGACGATTTTAATCGGGCTGCTGTGTACTTACTGCATTCACGTGTTGATCAAAGCCGAATACGAGTTGTGTAAAAGACGCAGAGTCCCAAGTTTAACTTATCCTCAAGTGGCCGAAGAGGCTTTGAAGGAAGGACCGAACTGGTGCAAAGCGGTCGCACCATATGCTGG gcaCGTGGTGAACGCTTTTCTTTTGATATACCAGATTGGTACGTGCTGCGTCTACGTGGTATTTGTGTCAGAGAATATAAAATCGGTAGTCGACCTTCATATGGGCGTGGAGACAAGTATTAAACTTTATATGACTATAATTTTACTACCCCTGATTTTCATAAATTGGGTGAGGAGTTTGAAGTATTTGGCGCCCTTCTCCTCGTTGGCTAACGCCATCACCATTGTGAGCTTTGGCATCATTCTTTACTACATCATGAGAGAAGTACCGACGTTTGAGGGAAAAGAAGCACTAGGACACGTTTCGGAATTCCCATTGTTCTTCGGAACCGTTTTGTTCGCTCTGGAAGCCATTGGAGTT ATGTTACCCTTGGAGAATGAAATGAAGACTCCACAAGCTTTTGGAGGTACCACTGGAGTTCTCAACAGGGGAATGGTCACTATTGTCATCTTGTACGTCCTCATCGGATTTCTTGGCTATCTTCAATACGGAGACAAGTCCGCCGGGAGTGTCACTTTGAATCTACCTAGCAACACCGAAGT ATTGGCCCAGGTCGTGCAGTGCACGCTAGCTTTTGCAATCTTTATCACTCATGCCATCGCGTGCTACGTGGCCATTGACATTGCCTGGAACGCTTACATCAAGAACAAACTGCCTGGAAGAAagcatttgtttatttatgagTACGTCGTCAGAACTGTCATAGTCATTTTGACAT attTGTTAGCCGTGGCTGTTCCTGCACTCGATCTCTTCATATCGCTCTTCGGTGCACTCTGCCTCTCAGCTCTCGGTTTGGCTATACCTGCTTTGATCCAAACTTGCGTATGGTGGAACTATATTACCCGCAATGAAAAAATTCTCATGTCAATCAAAAATACAATTGTGGGTGTTTTCGGAATTGTTGGTTTAGTAGTTGGAACTTACACGAGCCTCAAAGCCATCATACATGAATTTTCTTAA